TCGCGAATGTAACGCCTTCTGTAGAAGTAAGAAGCCGTCGTATTGGTGGTGCTACCTTCCAGATCCCATCTGAAGTACGTGCAGATCGTAAGATTTCATTAAGTATGAAATGGTTGATTCGTTACAGCCGTGAGCGTAATGGTCGTACCATGGCCGATAAACTGGCAAATGAGATCGTAGCTGCAAGTAAAGGTGAAGGTGCTGCGTTCAAGAAAAAGGAAGATACGCACAGAATGGCAGAAGCTAACAAAGCGTTCTCACACTTTAAAGTATAAATAATTTAATTTTTATATAAAAGCCCTCTTCGGAGGGCTTTTTTTATGAATTATAATTCCCTTAAAACCTAAGGGTAGTGTTTTTACTACACGGATATCGTAATATATTTGCATTGTAATATCCAATCCTACAAAGCACCAAAGCTTTTAATCCGCGCCTTGACACACCAAATGAGTAACCCCTCATTTGAAATCTACACCACAATCCAGTCCTCGAAAAGCTGTATTGTATCTATGCGAGTTATTGATAATCAATACTTCGCGATTTCGAAAAATCCTATTCTCTGAAGACAGCGTAGATAAACGCCGGTATCATCACTGGTTAATATCATGTCTGACTTGTCCCAATCCTTTGAAACCAACCGATCCAATCCATCCACGGCTTTTTTGATCTGTACGGTATCCGGGCTATTCCAACTGCCCACCGAATAGAAGACGAATAAGACGTTATCCTCTGCAAGGCCCGTTCGGTCGGATGATCCGATTTGAGCGCAACCCAAACAAATCCCAAGGAAATCAACAAAAGATGAAACCAGTTCAAAAAATGAGGGCATTTATTTTGATCACCCTATTGGTGTCAGGTGCTTTACTTTTTTCAGGATGTGGTAAAGGAGATCAAATTGTTCCTAAATCAGAGCATGAAAAGTTGTTTGATAACCTGACGAGTACGTTAGGAAACAAGCAATGGTTCCTGAAAGCAATTTATGAAAACGGAGTGTTAGTGCCCCTTACTGATGCCCAGAAGCGGTATTACAAAACGTACACTCGCACACAAAGCCCATTTACTGCAACTTTTCTGGATGATGATGGAAACAGAGGAGAAGCTTATTTGTTAAGCGTCATCCAGTTAAAAGAAGTGATTACCAATGGCCCATTAGGAGCGGCTACTCGTGATTATGTAGTGAGAGAGCTCACTGAAAAAACATTAGATATCCAGGTGACCAACCCTCCCGGATTGCCAGCGAAGATCGTGAGAGAAGTTTATTATGCCAATTAAGAAGTTAACATATTTCATGCTGTTCCTGATACTTACCTGTGCAGCAGGTAAGGCTCAGGTATCCTCTATTGGAACTAGTTTCCTAAGTGGAAATGGCGGAATTATTACAACTCCTACTATGCCGGTATCTGGTTCAGCGAAATGTTTGACTGTTGGAGGATACGCTTCTGCATTGAATATCGCTAACAATGGTATCGGTTTATTTGGTTCAGGATGTACAGAAAAGGCTCCTGTTGCGGATACTACAACATTTTCTTTATCGTTAAATGTGTATCCGAATCCTACCAGAGGTTCAACCATGTTGAAAGCTACTGGTGATTTTGATGAGAAACTCTCTTGTTTGGTAAAAGTGATCGCCATGGATGGTAAAATACTATTCGGTCAGATGGTGCCTATGAAAGATGTGAAGAAGGGGTATATGATCAATGGAAATGCATGGGCAGCGGGTAATTACACAGTGATGGTGGAGCTGATGAATAAGCGCTATAGTTTAAGGTTAATTAAATTGTAGTAATTCGATAAAGGGGTGATTATATGGTATTTTTGTAAGTAGAAAAACCGTAACTTACTGTATACCAGCGAATATAAAGACATTGACATATCCTATGAAAAACCACTTTTAAATGTCATGTCCTCTGAACAACTATTGAAAGCCATATCCTATGAAAAACCTTTAAGTCTAAAACTTAATGGCCATCGTATTTAAAGTAACGTGTATGAAAAGTACCATTTTAAAAGTGAACATACTGCTGGTGTTGGTTTTACTGACTGGTAGTTTGTTCGCACAACCACCCGGAGCTTTTTATCTAACAGGAGTTGCAAAAGATAACCAAGGCAACCCTGCACGTAATCGTACTATTCACTACGAATTATCCATTTACCAGGGAAGAGCTGTCAATGGCACGCTCGTGTATCAAGAGTCGCATCGTGTACAATCTAACAATGATGGGGTTTATGAAGTCGTTGTTGGCAGAGGGATCAGAAGTAATAACCCTGCACTAAAAGATTCTTTATCAAGAATTGATTGGGCAACCGGACCCTATTTCATGAATCAAAAAATTGCGATCGCTCCATCAATTCCTGCACCCTGGTGGATACCTGCCAATAATTTTGTGGATTTAGGAACACAGCAAATCTTGAGTGCTGTATATGCTATTTATGCAGGGAATGCAAGCGTAACAAATGTGAACACAAATATCACTCCAGGTCCGCCCAATACATTCTTAACTACAGATAGTTTAGGAAATGTAAACTGGACACCTCCACAGGCAGCGCAAGTAAATGTAACGCAAGTGACCAATGCAAACCTAAGTCAGACAAGTGGTACGGATGCAAGAATCGGAGCGAATACTACAACTGTTGTGGAGGTCCAGGTATCCAACGCAAAAGTGGGAGATCCTATTTTGATCACGGCTTTAGATGATTATCAGTTCTGGACGGTATATGGAGCTTGGTGTAAAAGAGACGGAGTGGTTTCCATTCGTTTTGCAAATTTCACAGCACAGCCAGTTACCGTACTGGGCAGTCAATATAAAATAGTTCTAGTAAAATAAATAAGAATACGTGGGGTCTATCTACAAAGCATATGAGAAAATTGTAAAGAATCACAAATACTTAGTAATAGGTATAGTGATGATCTTTGCATTGGTTTCAACTACCAAAGCACAGAAATTTGGTGATAATCTTGGAGACCACAGAGCTACTGATACGCTGCGCATGAACAATTTCAGAATTGTCAATGCCCAAGGTATCGCTATCGGAACTGCACGTATTCTCAATAACAATATTGCCCTTCAAATTGATGGATTAGATAAGGCCCTATTATTACCTCGTGTTTCAGATACATTGGCGATACCCGATGCAAATGCCGTGAATGGTATGTTGGTATATAGTTTGGCAGATGATAAATTCTATTATCGTCAGGCTGGGGTTTGGAAAGCTTTTGGCAGTGCGGGAAACAATGGAGTGGTATCTTTTAATGGACAGGTAGGAACGATTAATATGAATGGAGATGGCACTACTATTACTGTTACCAATACCAGTGGTAATGATTGGGTAGTTCGTGCGAATAATACCATGAGTATTTGGAGTGCGAATAGATTGATGGGGCGCCAAATATCAGGGACAGTTCCTGCAAACGGACAAGTATATGTTTATAATGCAACCACACAGGTTTGGGAACCAAAATCGATTGGTAATTTAACAGCACCAACAGTTAATGGACAACGGTCTGATTCTCTAGTCACAACATTAAATGGAACACTACGAAAAATTGCCTCTTCGGATATTCTTTTTGTTGCAGATACAGCCGCTATGTTAAGCGGCTATGTTCGTGAACAAAGGTTTTTGGATTCTTTAAGTGCGATCAGAGCAAGTATCAAAAGAATTGATACTTTGGCAAATCTTGTTGTTACAGGAACGATCACTGGCGGAACCTTCAGTGGAACTTTATCTAATGGCGCACAAGCAAGCATCACCAATCTTGCGAATCTGCAGGCATTAACAGCTACAGGTAATATAACAGCCAATACTTTATCAGGAACACTTAGAACGGGTGCGCAACCTAATATTACTTCTGTTGGAACATTGACCAATCTGTCAGTTGCAAATAATATATCAGCAGGAGGAACGATCAGTGCAAATACATTAAGTGGAACATTGTCAAGCGGTCCACAGCCTAATATTACCGCACTTGGACCACTTACAAATTTAAGTGTAACAGGTGTTATTGAAGGAGGGATGTTTAGTGGAACATTGTCTCCTGCATTAATGGCAAGCTTACAAAACACCGGAACGTTCACCAATATAACGGTCACTAATTTTATTTATGGTAATCAAATTAGTGGTACACTTACTACAGGAGCACAACCAAATATTACTTCTGTTGGTAGTTTAAGTGGATTAACAGTTACTGGCACTGCACAAGCTGGAACACTAAGTGCGACCACGGGTAATTTTACTACTGCTAATATTACAAACCTTTCCGGTCTAACCAATTTAAGTGTAACCGGTACAGCACAAGCGGGAACCGTAAGTGCAACGACCGGTAACTTCACGAACTTAAATGCAACAGGAACGATCACTGGTGGAACCTTTAGTGGTACAATCAGTCAGGGAGCAGCGAACACGATCAATAATCTGGCGAACATCACAAGTCTGACTGCAACAAATGCGAACATTACCAATGCAAGCATCACGAATCTAACAGGTATCAATAATTTAAGTGTAACCGGCACAGTAGATGCAGGAACAGTAAGTGCGACGAATGCAACGATTACAAATTTGAGTGGTCTTGCAAACCTGAGTGTGACAGGAACCGCACAAGCAAGTACAGTAAGTGCGACGACCGGTAATTTTACGAACTTAAATGCAACAGGCACGATCACTGGCGGAACCTTTAGTGGAACGATCAGTCCGGGAGCAGCGAATACGATCAATAACCTGGCGAACATCAGTACGATCACTGCTACGGGAACGATCAGTGCGAATACTTTAAGTGCAACCAATGCAAGTATCACGAATCTAACAGGTATCAATAATTTAAGTGTAACCGGCACAGTAGATGCAGGAACAGTAAGTGCGACGAATGCAACGATTACAAATTTGAGTGGTCTTGCAAACCTGAGTGTGACTGGAACTGCACAAGCAAGTACAGTAAGTGCAACGACTGGTAACTTCACGAACTTAAATGCAACAGGAACGATCAGTGCGAATACTTTAAGTGCAACCAATGCAAGCATCACGAATCTAACAGGTGTCAATAATTTAAGTGTAACCGGCACAGTAGATGCAGGAACAGTAAGTGCGACGAATGCAACGATTACAAATTTGAGTGGTCTTGCAAACCTGAGTGTAACAGGAACTGCACAAGCAAGTACAGTAAGTGCGACTACGGGTAACTTCACAAATATCAACACGTCCGGGACGATCACTGGTGGAAGTTTCAGCGGAACTTTAGAAGCGAGTGCACAGAACAGCATCAATAACCTGGCAAACATCAATACGATCACTGCAACTGGAACGATCAGTGCAGGAACGTTGAGTGCAACGAATGCAAGCATCACGAATCTGACCGGCTTAAATAATTTAAGTGCGACAGGAACAGTAGATGCGGGCACGATCAGCGCCACAAATGCGAACATCAGTAACCTTGCTGGACTGACTAACTTAAGCGTAACGAACACGATTCAGTCAGCAACGGTAAGTGCAACGACTGGTAACTTTACGAATATCAACACGACCGGTACAATCACTGGTGGCAGCTTCAGTGGAACTTTAGAAGCAAGTGCACAGAATAGTATCAATAACCTGGCGAACATCAATACGATCACTGCAACTGGAACGATCAGTGCAGGAACGTTGAGTGCAACCAATGCTAGTATCACGAATCTGACCGGCTTAAATAATTTAAGTGCGACAGGAACAGTAGATGCGGGCACGATCAGCGCCACAAATGCGAACATCAGTAACCTTGCTGGACTGACTAACTTAAGCGTAACAAACACGATCCAGTCAGCAACCGTAAGTGCAACGACTGGTAATTTCACGAATATCAACACGACCGGTACAATTACTGGCGGCAGCTTCAGCGGAACTTTAGAAGCGAGTGCACAGAACAGCATCAATAACCTGGCAAACATCAATACGATCACTGCAACAGGAACGATTAGTGCGAATACTTTAAGTGCAACCAATGCTAGTATCACAAACCTGACCGGCTTAAATAATTTAAGTGCAACAGGAACAGTAGATGCAGGAACAATCAGTGCAACAAATGCGAACATCAGCAACTTGGCTGGTCTTACTAATTTAAGTGTAACAAACACGATCCAGTCAGCAACAGTAAGTGCTACTACAGGTAACTTTACAAATATCAATGCAACAGGCACAATCACTGGAGGCAGCTTCAGCGGAACTTTAGAAGCGAGTGCACAGAACAGCATCAATAACCTGGCAAACATCAATACGATCACTGCTACAGGAACGATCAGTGCGAATACTTTAAGTGCAACCAATGCTAGTATCACAAACCTGACCGGCTTAAATAATTTAAGTGCAACAGGAACAGTAGATGCGGGTACGATCAGCGCCACAAATGCGAACATCAGCAACTTGGCTGGTCTTACTAATTTAAGTGTAACAAACACGATCCAGTCAGCAACAGTAAGTGCTACTACAGGTAACTTTACAAATATCAATGCAACAGGCACGATCACTGGAGGCAGCTTCAGCGGAACTTTAGAAGCGAGTGCACAGAACAGCATCACCAGTCTGGCAAACGTAACAGGTCTGACAGCAACAAATGCAAGCATCACGAATGCGAACATTACGAACTTGACAGGTCTGACTAATCTGAGTGTGACCGGTACAGTAGATGCAGGAACGATCAGTGCTACTACAGCGAACATCAGCAACCTTGCAGGTCTGACTAACTTAAGTGTAACGAATACGATTCAGTCAGCAACAGTAAGTGCAACGACTGGTAACTTCACGAATATCAATGCAACAGGTACGATCACTGGTGGAAGCTTCAGCGGAACTTTAGAAGCAAGTGCACAAAACAGTATCAATAACCTTGCGAACATCAATACGATCACTGCAACTGGAACGATCAGTGCAGGTACATTGAGTGCAACGAATGCAAGCATCACGAATCTGACCGGCTTAAATAACTTAAGTGCTACAGGCACAGTAGATGCAGCAACGATGAGTGCAACTACTGGTAACTTCACTACAGCGAACATCAGCAACTTGGCTGGTCTGACTAACCTAAGTGTAACGAACACGATTCAGTCAGCAACAGTAAGTGCGACCACTGGTAACTTTACAAATATCAATGCAACAGGCACGATCACTGGCGGAACGTTCAGTGGAACTTTAGAAGCGAGTGCACAGAATAGCATCACTAATCTGGCAAACGTAACTGGTCTGACAGCAACAAATGCAAGCATCACGAATGCGAACATTAGTAACCTGACTGGTCTAACTAACTTAAGTGTAACTGGAACAGTAGATGCAGGAACGATCAGTGCTACTACAGCGAACATCAGCAACCTTGCTGGTTTGACTAACTTGAGCGTAACAAATACGATCCAGTCAGCAACGGTAAGTGCGACGACTGGTAACTTCACGAATATCAACACAACAGGAACGATCACTGGTGGCAGCTTCAGTGGAACTTTAGAAGCAAGTGCACAGAACAGCATCACCAGTCTGGCAAACGTAACTGGTCTGACAGCAACGAATGCAAGCATCACGAATGCGAACATTAGTAACCTGACTGGTCTGACTAACTTGAGTGTAACAGGAACTGTAGATGCAGGAACAATCAGTACTACTACAGCGAACATCAGCAACTTGGCTGGTTTGACTAACTTAAGTGTAACGAACACGATCCAGTCAGCAACCGTAAGTGCAACGACTGGTAATTTCACGAATATCAACACGACCGGTACAATTACTGGCGGCAGCTTCAGTGGAACTTTAGAAGCAAGTGCACAGAACAGCATCAATAATCTGGCAAACATCAATACGATCACTGCAACAGGAACGATCAGTGCAGGCACATTGAGTGCAACCAATGCTAGTATCACAAACCTGACCGGCTTAAATAATTTAAGTGCAACAGGAACAGTAGATGCGGGTACGATCAGCGCAACAAATGCCAATATCAGCAACTTGGCTGGTCTTACTAATTTAAGTGTAACAAACACGATCCAGTCAGCAACCGTAAGTGCAACGACTGGTAATTTCACGAATATCAACACGACCGGTACAATTACTGGCGGCAGCTTCAGCGGAACTTTAGAAGCGAGTGCACAGAACAGCATCAATAACCTGGCAAACATCAATACGATCACTGCAACAGGAACGATCAGTGCAGGCACATTGAGTGCAACCAATGCTAGTATCACAAACCTGACCGGCTTAAATAATTTAAGTGCAACAGGAACAGTAGATGCGGGTACGATCAGCGCAACAAATGCCAATATCAGCAACTTGGCTGGTCTTACTAATTTAAGTGTAACAAACACGATCCAGTCAGCAACCGTAAGTGCAACGACTGGTAATTTCACGAATATCAACACGACCGGTACAATTACTGGAGGCAGCTTCAGCGGAACTTTAGAAGCGAGTGCACAGAACAGCATCACCAGTCTGGCAAACGTAACAGGTCTGACAGCAACAAATGCAAGCATCACGAATGCGAACATTACGAACTTGACAGGTCTGACTAATCTGAGTGTGACCGGTACAGTAGATGCAGGAACTATCAGTGCTACTACAGCGAACATCAGCAACCTTGCAGGTCTGACTAACTTAAGTGTAACGAATACGATTCAGTCAGCAACAGTAAGTGCAACGACTGGTAACTTCACGAATATCAATGCAACAGGTACGATCACTGGTGGAAGCTTCAGCGGAACTTTAGAAGCAAGTGCACAAAACAGTATCAATAACCTTGCGAACATCAATACGATCACTGCAACTGGAACGATCAGTGCAGGTACATTGAGTGCAACGAATGCAAGCATCACGAATCTGACCGGCTTAAATAACTTAAGTGCTACAGGCACAGTAGATGCAGCAACGATGAGTGCAACTACTGGTAACTTCACTACAGCGAACATCAGCAACTTGGCTGGTCTGACTAACCTAAGTGTAACGAACACGATTCAGTCAGCAACAGTAAGTGCGACCACTGGTAACTTTACAAATATCAATGCAACAGGCACGATCACTGGCGGAACGTTCAGTGGAACTTTAGAAGCGAGTGCACAGAATAGCATCACTAATCTGGCAAACGTAACTGGTCTGACAGCAACAAATGCAAGCATCACGAATGCGAACATTAGTAACCTGACTGGTCTAACTAACTTAAGTGTAACTGGAACTGTAGATGCAGGAACGATCAGTGCTACTACAGCGAACATCAGCAACCTTGCTGGTTTGACTAACTTGAGCGTAACAAATACGATCCAGTCAGCAACGGTAAGTGCGACGACTGGTAACTTCACGAATATCAACACAACAGGAACGATCACTGGTGGCAGCTTCAGCGGAACTTTAGAAGCAAGTGCACAGAACAGCATCACCAGTCTGGCAAACGTAACTGGTCTGACAGCAACAAATGCAAGCATCACGAATGCGAACATTACGAACCTGACAGGTCTGACTAACCTGAGTGTGACCGGTACTGTAGATGCAGCAACAATGAGTGCAACTACCGGTAACTTCACTACAGCGAACATCAGCAACCTGGCTGGCTTAACAAATTTGAGCGTAACAAATACGATCCAGTCAGCAACAGTAAGTGCGACCACTGGTAA
Above is a genomic segment from Sediminibacterium sp. KACHI17 containing:
- a CDS encoding T9SS type A sorting domain-containing protein, which translates into the protein MLFLILTCAAGKAQVSSIGTSFLSGNGGIITTPTMPVSGSAKCLTVGGYASALNIANNGIGLFGSGCTEKAPVADTTTFSLSLNVYPNPTRGSTMLKATGDFDEKLSCLVKVIAMDGKILFGQMVPMKDVKKGYMINGNAWAAGNYTVMVELMNKRYSLRLIKL
- the rpsG gene encoding 30S ribosomal protein S7 yields the protein MRKAQAKKLPLAPDGRFNDKLVTRFINNLMWDGKKSTAINIFYDAVDKVTKMTGEDGYETWKKAIANVTPSVEVRSRRIGGATFQIPSEVRADRKISLSMKWLIRYSRERNGRTMADKLANEIVAASKGEGAAFKKKEDTHRMAEANKAFSHFKV